One Cucumis sativus cultivar 9930 chromosome 1, Cucumber_9930_V3, whole genome shotgun sequence DNA segment encodes these proteins:
- the LOC101217022 gene encoding pentatricopeptide repeat-containing protein At1g18900 gives MLRAKQIGSLSNSARSFFLSGSRCNADGASCTCPEDETCVSERQNARNETLPSQKPSTLVANSSPRVGPLIAEEAAKVIVSHKTDNVDLSVSIRQVANTGPNHQRGAECVRYASGLNTVLDGECTSPRIADQVVKAGIMAVNLFSDFVNFKIPSSDYGGTFSSSKNCMVDPARSITSVKPSKIKHLRRENISRVHSRPSVEIPVDSKPQSSSNHGSNCKPAQSSYVKGSRQEVSEARTQKLVVFQNISSDKCDKRNLPQRTRVHSNSFTSHFHSIAQTTGSDFTNSSKNFKKFPDNLKSPTGMAPITSSFLNAPNVVESVSCILQQLKWGPAAEEAIGKLNCSIDAYQANQILKRVDDHAVALGFFYWLKRLPRFRHDGHTYTTMIGLLGRAKQFAAINKLLDQMIKDGCQPNVVTYNRIIHSYGRANYLQDAVNVFKQMQEAGCEPDRVTYCTLIDIHAKSGFLDVAMGMYEKMQDAGLTPDTFTYSVMINCLGKAGHLNAAHRLFCRMVDEGCVPNLVTYNIMIALQAKARNYEIALKLYRDMQQSGFEPDKVTYCIVMEVLGHCGFLEEAEGIFIEMQKKNWVPDEPVYGLLVDLWGKSGNVQKAWEWYHAMLKAGLKPNVPTCNSLLSAFLRVHQLSDAYQLLQSMLTFGLKPSLQTYTLLLSCCTDAQTNDMGFCCELMQVTGHPAHTFLVSLPSAGPNGQNVRDHMSKFLDLMHSEDRESKRGLVDAVVDFLHKSGLKEEAGCVWEAAMQKNVYPDAVKEKSSCYWLINLHVMSDGTAVTALSRTLAWFRQQLLLSGVGPSRIDIVTGWGRRSKVTGSSLVRQAVQDLLSIFSFPFFTENGNSGCFVGCGEPLSRWLHQSYVERMHLL, from the coding sequence ATGTTGCGAGCAAAGCAGATTGGCAGTCTTTCAAACAGTGCCAGATCATTTTTTCTTAGTGGATCACGATGTAATGCAGACGGGGCTTCGTGCACATGCCCTGAAGATGAAACTTGTGTTTCCGAGAGACAAAATGCTAGAAATGAAACCCTGCCCTCACAAAAGCCATCTACCTTGGTAGCCAATAGTTCACCTAGAGTAGGACCTTTAATTGCCGAAGAAGCAGCAAAAGTAATTGTATCTCACAAAACTGACAATGTTGATCTCTCAGTTTCTATTCGACAAGTTGCGAACACTGGCCCCAATCACCAGAGGGGAGCAGAATGTGTAAGATACGCCAGTGGCCTTAACACTGTTTTGGATGGTGAGTGCACTTCACCAAGGATAGCAGATCAGGTTGTTAAGGCAGGTATTATGGCTGTAAACTTATTCTCTGACtttgtgaattttaaaatccCCTCATCTGACTATGGTGGAACATTTAGCTCATCCAAGAATTGTATGGTTGATCCTGCCCGGTCCATTACTTCTGTCAAACCTTCAAAAATTAAGCATCTGAGAAGAGAGAATATTTCTAGAGTTCATTCTAGACCATCTGTTGAAATCCCTGTAGATTCTAAGCCCCAAAGTAGTAGTAACCATGGTTCAAATTGCAAGCCCGCACAATCCAGTTATGTCAAAGGCTCAAGGCAAGAAGTTTCCGAGGCCAGAACACAAAAGTTGGTggtatttcaaaatatttcctCAGACAAGTGTGATAAAAGGAATTTACCACAGAGAACAAGGGTTCATTCAAACAGCTTTACTTCACATTTTCATTCCATTGCACAGACCACAGGGTCAGACTTCACAAATTCTTctaagaattttaaaaagtttccaGATAATTTAAAAAGCCCCACAGGAATGGCACCAATCACTTCATCGTTTCTGAATGCCCCAAATGTTGTGGAAAGTGTTTCTTGCATATTGCAACAACTTAAATGGGGCCCTGCTGCAGAAGAGGCTATTGGGAAATTGAACTGTTCGATAGATGCTTACCAGGCAAACCAAATTCTGAAGCGGGTAGATGACCATGCTGTTGCTCTTGGGTTCTTTTATTGGTTAAAGCGTCTACCTAGGTTTAGACATGATGGGCACACTTATACTACTATGATTGGCCTCCTTGGTCGTGCCAAACAGTTTGCTGCTATAAATAAATTGCTTGATCAGATGATCAAGGATGGGTGCCAGCCCAATGTTGTAACATATAATCGTATAATTCATAGTTATGGTCGTGCAAACTATTTGCAAGACGCTGTTAATGTATTCAAACAAATGCAGGAAGCAGGATGTGAGCCTGATAGAGTCACCTACTGCACACTCATTGACATTCATGCAAAATCTGGCTTTCTCGATGTTGCCATGGGAATGTATGAGAAGATGCAAGATGCTGGCCTCACTCCCGACACATTTACTTACAGTGTTATGATCAACTGCTTGGGGAAAGCTGGCCATTTAAATGCTGCTCATAGGCTATTCTGCAGGATGGTTGATGAAGGCTGTGTTCCAAATTTGGTAACCTACAATATCATGATTGCTCTTCAAGCAAAAGCAAGGAATTACGAGATTGCATTGAAGCTGTACCGTGATATGCAACAATCAGGTTTTGAGCCAGATAAAGTGACTTACTGCATAGTTATGGAAGTATTAGGTCATTGTGGTTTCCTTGAGGAGGCTGAAGgtatatttattgaaatgcaaaagaagaaCTGGGTGCCTGATGAACCTGTTTATGGTCTATTAGTGGACTTGTGGGGAAAATCTGGTAATGTTCAAAAGGCATGGGAATGGTATCATGCTATGCTTAAGGCGGGTTTAAAGCCGAATGTTCCTACTTGCAATTCCTTGCTTAGTGCCTTTCTTAGGGTACACCAACTATCCGATGCCTATCAGCTGTTGCAATCTATGCTGACTTTTGGTTTAAAACCTTCTCTACAAACTTATACTTTGCTGCTCAGTTGTTGCACTGATGCGCAAACGAATGACATGGGGTTTTGTTGTGAACTCATGCAAGTCACTGGTCACCCAGCACACACATTCCTGGTGTCATTGCCATCGGCTGGACCTAATGGTCAAAATGTGCGGGATCACATGAGCAAATTTTTGGACCTCATGCACAGTGAAGACAGAGAGAGCAAGAGGGGGCTCGTAGATGCAGTTGTAgattttcttcataaatcaggACTTAAGGAGGAGGCAGGCTGTGTCTGGGAGGCTGCCATGCAAAAGAATGTCTATCCAGATGCTGTAAAGGAGAAAAGCTCCTGTTATTGGCTCATTAACTTGCACGTCATGTCTGATGGCACCGCCGTAACAGCTTTGTCTAGGACTCTTGCTTGGTTTCGCCAACAACTACTTCTTTCAGGTGTCGGTCCCAGCCGAATTGATATTGTGACTGGATGGGGTCGGCGAAGTAAGGTCACTGGATCTTCCCTAGTGAGACAGGCAGTTCAGGACCTGCTTAGCATTTTTAGCTTCCCTTTCTTCACTGAAAATGGTAATTCTGGATGTTTTGTGGGGTGTGGGGAGCCTCTAAGTAGATGGTTGCACCAATCTTATGTGGAGAGGATGCATTTGTTGTAG